From the genome of Methanobrevibacter smithii ATCC 35061, one region includes:
- a CDS encoding membrane protein has product MDIPTIPDQLFILIILVIIAFVVIIVAVQWKSVAKSKTSIVLLEKEIELKKMSMIEKDIESKRLMDNPIPLPQEQQDSLSAIRQSTTQVRSEVGYLHSEINERLARLEAQTEQKKLEKMLKEIEAKEAKLKKQ; this is encoded by the coding sequence ATGGATATTCCAACAATACCTGACCAACTTTTTATTTTGATTATATTGGTTATAATAGCTTTTGTTGTGATTATTGTTGCTGTTCAATGGAAGAGTGTTGCTAAATCTAAAACTTCTATAGTACTTCTTGAAAAAGAAATAGAACTTAAGAAGATGTCAATGATTGAAAAAGATATTGAATCTAAACGTTTAATGGATAATCCAATTCCATTACCTCAAGAGCAACAAGACAGCCTTTCAGCTATAAGACAATCAACAACACAAGTAAGAAGTGAAGTTGGTTACTTGCACAGTGAAATTAATGAACGTTTAGCTCGCCTAGAAGCACAGACTGAACAGAAAAAATTAGAAAAAATGCTTAAAGAAATCGAAGCTAAAGAAGCTAAAC
- a CDS encoding ArsR/SmtB family transcription factor, producing the protein MSSNDVCEIKSIRTDIVDDIAHKMKDDDIIQKTCNLFKILGDANRVKIILALQYGELCVCELSLLLDMSQSSISHQLRHLRNSNIVKFRKENKQIFYSLIDEEILNILEEGEEYANQS; encoded by the coding sequence ATGAGTTCAAATGATGTATGTGAAATCAAAAGTATCAGAACAGATATTGTTGATGATATTGCTCACAAGATGAAAGATGATGACATTATTCAGAAAACATGTAATCTCTTTAAAATATTAGGAGATGCAAACAGAGTAAAAATTATTTTAGCTCTCCAATATGGGGAATTATGTGTTTGTGAACTATCATTACTTCTTGATATGAGCCAATCCAGTATATCACATCAATTAAGACATTTAAGAAATAGTAACATTGTTAAATTTAGAAAAGAAAACAAACAAATATTCTATTCTTTAATTGATGAAGAGATACTCAATATCCTTGAAGAAGGCGAAGAATATGCAAACCAATCATAG
- the frhG gene encoding coenzyme F420 hydrogenase subunit gamma: MFDKIRKAFGGSEKPKAETKQKIESAPEVEETAAPVAETKQETATNKPRIGYIHLSGCTGDGMSLTENYDILDVVLTEMVDIVYGQTLVDLWEMPEMDLCLIEGSVCLQDEHSVHELLEAREKSALICAFGSCALNGCFTTYARGGQQAQPKHESFLPISSLVKVDVALPGCPVAPEMIAKTVVALCNGDMEYLQPALDLAACSNACGCDLLNNIIRQGLCSGCGSCALACQTRAIDMVEGRPTINTDRCIKCGSCYTMCPRSWLPLTQIKKDTGL; the protein is encoded by the coding sequence ATGTTTGATAAAATTAGAAAAGCTTTTGGTGGTTCTGAAAAACCTAAAGCAGAAACCAAACAAAAAATAGAATCTGCTCCTGAAGTTGAAGAAACAGCAGCTCCTGTAGCAGAAACCAAACAAGAAACAGCAACCAACAAACCACGTATAGGTTACATTCACTTAAGTGGTTGTACTGGAGATGGTATGTCCTTAACTGAAAACTATGACATTTTAGATGTTGTACTTACAGAGATGGTAGATATTGTATATGGTCAAACTTTAGTTGACTTATGGGAAATGCCAGAAATGGACTTATGTTTAATTGAAGGTTCTGTATGTTTACAAGATGAACACAGTGTACACGAACTTTTAGAAGCTAGAGAAAAATCTGCATTAATTTGTGCATTTGGTTCTTGTGCTTTAAACGGTTGTTTCACAACTTATGCTCGTGGTGGACAACAAGCTCAACCTAAACATGAATCTTTCTTACCAATCAGCTCATTAGTAAAAGTGGATGTAGCACTTCCAGGTTGTCCAGTAGCTCCTGAAATGATTGCAAAAACTGTTGTAGCATTATGTAATGGAGATATGGAATACTTACAACCTGCACTTGATTTAGCAGCTTGTTCTAATGCATGCGGTTGTGATTTATTAAACAACATTATCCGTCAAGGATTATGTAGTGGTTGTGGAAGTTGTGCTCTTGCATGTCAAACTAGAGCTATAGATATGGTTGAAGGCAGACCAACTATTAATACTGACAGATGTATTAAATGTGGTTCTTGTTACACAATGTGTCCAAGATCATGGTTACCTTTAACACAAATTAAAAAGGATACAGGACTTTAG
- the frhB gene encoding coenzyme F420 hydrogenase subunit beta yields MVLGTYKEAVAARSTDKRIQEVAQDGGIASALLIYALENNIIEGAVVAGDPGDDWVPIPEIATTADEILSAAGTKYSMSPNVWGIKEAARQHGIESIGTVVTPCQMQGIRKMQAYPFSTRFIADKIKLLVGIFCMENFPMASLDTFTKGLMDVDLDKVTKMDIGKGKFWIYTEGSDEPQGIPIKATHGYEQAGCNICNDYVCEFADISTGSVGAPDGWSTVLTRTDAGADIFSAAVDAGLIETKPMDDVKPGLGLLEKLAKGKKDKGKKEIERRAKMGVMTPTYY; encoded by the coding sequence ATGGTATTAGGTACTTACAAAGAAGCTGTAGCAGCTAGATCCACTGATAAAAGAATTCAGGAAGTAGCTCAAGACGGTGGTATTGCTTCTGCATTACTTATTTATGCATTAGAAAATAATATTATTGAAGGTGCTGTTGTAGCTGGAGACCCAGGTGATGACTGGGTTCCTATTCCAGAAATAGCTACTACCGCTGATGAAATTCTTTCAGCTGCTGGAACTAAATATTCAATGTCTCCTAATGTATGGGGAATAAAAGAAGCAGCACGTCAACATGGTATTGAATCAATCGGAACTGTTGTTACTCCTTGTCAAATGCAAGGTATTAGAAAAATGCAGGCATATCCATTCTCTACAAGATTCATCGCTGATAAAATTAAATTATTAGTCGGTATCTTTTGTATGGAAAACTTCCCAATGGCTTCATTAGATACTTTTACTAAAGGTTTAATGGATGTTGATTTGGATAAAGTAACAAAAATGGATATTGGAAAAGGAAAATTCTGGATATACACTGAAGGCAGTGATGAACCTCAAGGTATTCCGATTAAAGCTACTCACGGATATGAACAAGCAGGATGTAATATCTGTAATGATTATGTCTGTGAATTTGCAGATATTTCAACCGGATCTGTTGGTGCTCCTGACGGATGGTCTACTGTATTAACCAGAACTGATGCTGGAGCAGATATTTTCTCAGCTGCAGTGGATGCTGGTTTAATTGAAACAAAACCTATGGATGATGTAAAACCTGGTCTTGGTTTACTTGAAAAATTAGCTAAAGGTAAAAAAGACAAAGGTAAAAAAGAAATAGAAAGAAGAGCAAAAATGGGAGTTATGACTCCTACTTATTACTAA
- the map gene encoding type II methionyl aminopeptidase: protein MIDSYLKAGKILSQIRKEASKMIKEGTLVLDLVEFVENETIKQGAGISFPCNVSINEVAAHYTSPLNDETMIYAGDLVKLDLGTEIDGYIADSAITVMAPGKNLDERFTQDEINLRQDIIEASAAGLDAAISTVRAGVTVGEIGAAVEEAINEYKLNPIANLTGHSLEQYNLHAGISVPNIDNHDETVLEEGQAVAIEPFATDGIGFVNDAPGTYIYSFLANKPFRLKHTKNVLTNIKHNYPYLPFSGRWLTKEFKENRLNVSLKQLSEAMAIYPYHPLKEKTGCLVSQKEHTVIVEKEGCTVTTL, encoded by the coding sequence ATGATTGATTCTTATTTAAAAGCAGGTAAAATTCTTTCCCAAATAAGAAAAGAAGCCTCAAAAATGATTAAAGAAGGAACATTAGTACTCGATTTAGTTGAATTTGTAGAAAATGAAACCATTAAACAGGGAGCAGGAATTTCATTTCCATGCAATGTATCAATAAATGAAGTAGCTGCACATTATACTTCTCCATTAAACGATGAAACAATGATTTATGCTGGAGATTTAGTTAAATTAGACTTAGGTACAGAAATTGACGGTTATATTGCAGATTCAGCTATTACAGTAATGGCACCTGGGAAAAATTTAGATGAACGTTTTACCCAGGACGAAATAAATTTAAGGCAGGATATTATTGAAGCATCTGCAGCAGGACTGGATGCAGCCATAAGTACTGTTAGAGCAGGAGTAACTGTAGGAGAAATTGGTGCTGCTGTTGAAGAAGCCATAAACGAATATAAATTAAATCCAATAGCTAATCTTACAGGACACAGCCTAGAACAATACAATCTGCATGCAGGGATTTCAGTTCCGAATATAGACAACCATGATGAAACTGTCCTTGAAGAGGGTCAGGCAGTAGCTATTGAACCATTTGCAACTGACGGAATTGGATTCGTAAATGATGCTCCTGGAACATACATTTATTCTTTTTTAGCTAACAAACCATTTAGATTAAAACACACTAAAAACGTATTAACTAATATTAAACATAACTACCCTTATTTACCATTTTCCGGAAGATGGTTAACAAAAGAATTTAAAGAAAACAGACTGAACGTGTCTTTAAAACAATTATCAGAAGCAATGGCAATTTATCCATACCATCCACTTAAAGAAAAAACAGGATGTCTTGTAAGTCAAAAAGAACACACAGTAATTGTTGAAAAAGAAGGCTGTACAGTTACAACCTTATAA
- a CDS encoding PepSY domain-containing protein translates to MDKSNIIISIIIVICIAAGVAAYGITNSENPIFSNLNSLDSGSGDSGNGIGNNTTHHDSPSTSSHGSGGTGAGSGSGVSSGSGSGSGSGSGSGSGSGSGSGSGSGSGSGSGSGSGSGGGNPHTPTTKITQSEARDIANQHIEQSGWYAGTPVLSADRTLWYVPIYDQNGNTVDSMAVNANTAEVTKN, encoded by the coding sequence TTGGATAAATCAAATATAATAATTTCTATCATAATTGTTATATGTATTGCTGCTGGAGTTGCCGCTTATGGAATAACCAATAGTGAAAATCCAATTTTCAGTAATTTAAATAGTTTAGACTCTGGTAGTGGTGATTCTGGCAACGGTATTGGAAACAACACAACACACCATGATTCCCCAAGTACCAGCAGTCATGGAAGTGGAGGAACTGGAGCAGGAAGTGGAAGTGGAGTTAGTTCAGGTTCCGGCTCAGGCTCAGGTTCTGGATCAGGTTCCGGCTCAGGTTCTGGATCAGGTTCCGGCTCAGGTTCTGGATCAGGTTCCGGCTCAGGCTCAGGTTCTGGATCCGGAGGTGGTAACCCTCATACCCCAACTACAAAAATAACTCAAAGTGAAGCAAGAGACATAGCTAATCAGCATATTGAGCAATCTGGATGGTATGCAGGAACCCCAGTATTATCTGCAGACAGAACTCTTTGGTATGTTCCGATTTATGATCAAAACGGTAACACTGTAGATAGTATGGCAGTGAATGCCAATACTGCTGAGGTTACTAAAAATTAA
- the frhD gene encoding coenzyme F420-reducing hydrogenase, FrhD protein, with the protein MPYHAETIVVGCGNILFKDDGFGPFVIHKLEEYFEDKEMPDEVMFIDAGTGATHFIFSLPDEYWKKVIVIDVVEFDAEPGTVKIFSPYDMPRGKYENVHSWPVEEPLHELAKDCEVIIVGCKPQEISSPDVEMGLTEPVEKAIPEAMDIILKEIGVK; encoded by the coding sequence ATGCCTTATCATGCAGAGACAATCGTAGTGGGATGCGGAAATATTTTATTTAAAGATGATGGTTTTGGACCATTTGTTATTCATAAATTAGAAGAATATTTCGAAGACAAAGAGATGCCTGACGAAGTTATGTTTATTGATGCTGGAACCGGAGCAACACACTTTATTTTTTCTCTTCCTGATGAATATTGGAAAAAAGTTATTGTAATTGATGTTGTTGAGTTTGATGCAGAACCAGGGACTGTTAAAATATTTAGCCCTTATGACATGCCTAGAGGAAAATATGAAAATGTTCATTCCTGGCCTGTTGAAGAGCCTCTTCACGAGCTTGCTAAAGATTGTGAGGTGATTATTGTTGGATGCAAACCTCAAGAGATTTCCTCTCCTGATGTTGAAATGGGTTTAACTGAACCTGTTGAAAAGGCAATTCCTGAAGCTATGGATATTATTTTAAAAGAAATCGGGGTAAAATAA
- the frhA gene encoding coenzyme F420 hydrogenase subunit alpha: MKDRIVISPTSRQEGHAELVMEVDDEGIVTKGRYLSITPVRGLEKMVAGKNPETAPVLCQRICGVCPIPHTLASVEAIDHSLDIEVPKAGKLLRQATLAAHGVNSAAIHHFLIAPDFVPEEDFTTAVKSVSAVRKNVQYVVDMLAGEGIHPSDIRVGGMARNITSATKDKLIDRLKAFKPDMEKHVELMKSFIAARELPEGLGVVDAPLLASSASYGNLDEFDYDNFSEVLPEAWYDDPEIGKKACTTIPLINGKNVETGPRARMDKFNGFKDKGVVAQHVARAEEMLNNYNLTIDLLEQIDTSAPARADYDDRGTGKLGIGVIEGPRGTNVHMANVKDSKIQFYSAIVPTTWNIPTMGPATEGFHHKYGADVIRAYDPCLSCATHVMVVDDEDKSILKNDMVRI, from the coding sequence TTGAAAGACAGAATAGTTATATCCCCAACATCTCGTCAAGAGGGCCATGCCGAACTTGTCATGGAAGTCGATGATGAAGGGATTGTTACAAAAGGTAGATATTTAAGTATCACTCCAGTTAGGGGTTTAGAAAAAATGGTTGCAGGTAAAAATCCTGAAACAGCTCCTGTTTTATGTCAAAGGATTTGTGGTGTCTGCCCAATACCACATACTTTAGCTTCTGTAGAAGCTATCGACCATTCATTAGATATCGAAGTTCCTAAAGCAGGAAAATTATTAAGACAGGCTACTTTAGCTGCACATGGTGTTAACAGTGCTGCAATTCACCATTTTTTAATTGCACCTGACTTTGTACCTGAAGAAGATTTCACTACTGCAGTTAAAAGTGTATCTGCTGTTAGGAAAAATGTACAGTATGTAGTTGATATGCTTGCTGGTGAAGGTATTCACCCATCTGATATTAGAGTAGGTGGTATGGCTAGAAACATTACTTCAGCTACAAAAGATAAATTGATTGATAGGTTAAAAGCTTTTAAACCGGATATGGAAAAACATGTGGAATTAATGAAATCTTTCATTGCTGCAAGAGAACTTCCTGAAGGTTTAGGAGTTGTAGATGCACCACTTTTAGCATCTAGTGCATCATACGGTAATCTCGATGAATTTGATTATGATAATTTCTCAGAAGTTTTACCTGAAGCTTGGTATGATGATCCGGAAATAGGTAAAAAAGCATGTACCACCATTCCTTTAATCAATGGTAAAAACGTTGAAACAGGTCCTAGGGCAAGAATGGATAAATTCAACGGATTTAAAGATAAAGGTGTAGTTGCTCAACATGTAGCTAGAGCTGAAGAAATGTTAAATAATTATAATTTAACTATTGATCTTCTTGAACAAATTGATACTTCCGCTCCAGCTAGAGCAGATTATGATGACAGAGGAACTGGTAAATTAGGTATTGGTGTAATTGAAGGACCTAGGGGTACTAATGTACACATGGCTAATGTTAAAGATAGTAAAATCCAATTCTATTCAGCTATTGTACCAACTACTTGGAATATTCCAACAATGGGACCAGCTACTGAAGGTTTCCATCATAAATATGGTGCAGATGTTATCAGAGCTTACGACCCATGTTTATCATGTGCAACTCACGTAATGGTAGTTGATGATGAGGATAAAAGTATACTTAAAAACGATATGGTGAGAATATAA